A single genomic interval of Rhododendron vialii isolate Sample 1 chromosome 3a, ASM3025357v1 harbors:
- the LOC131319007 gene encoding GDSL esterase/lipase At5g03610-like — protein MEEQNLIFLFSCFFFLLPLLSDIQGVQGSYFGHDHRHGGGGVYGFHPKKLFVFGDSYADTGNLPKSFADWQVPYGITFPGKPDGHFSDGRVLTEFLAKYLGLKSPVPYAMRKNKPKLARYGMNFAYGGTGVFNTTVAPGEPNMTAQIDFFQELLKESACRKSQLESSLSLVTVSGNDYSTYLAEGGSAQGAPTFVARVVNQTAVNLKRIHDLGVRKVAVAAIEPLGCLPKVTFVSSFQTCNETSNSLAILHNKLLQQAVAELNSECKDSGAFIILDLYDAFYSVLNHKEATVKFESPILKPCCFGTSIGYDCGSLNAKGEKMYTLCDNPNATFFWDSFHPTQAGWRVVFFYLKSKFEKS, from the exons atggaggAGCAAAATCTTATCTTTTTATTCTCctgcttcttcttcctcctccctcTTCTCTCAG ATATTCAAGGAGTGCAAGGTTCTTACTTTGGGCATGACCATAGGCATGGGGGTGGTGGTGTATACGGATTTCACCCCAAAAAGCTTTTCGTCTTCGGGGACTCGTATGCTGATACTGGCAACCTCCCAAAATCATTTGCCGATTGGCAGGTTCCCTATGGCATCACCTTTCCCGGCAAACCAGACGGCCATTTCTCTGACGGTCGTGTCCTCACTGAGTTTCTTg CCAAATATTTGGGATTGAAGTCTCCAGTACCTTACGCAATGaggaaaaataaaccaaaactcGCGAGGTATGGGATGAATTTTGCGTATGGAGGGACTGGTGTTTTTAACACTACGGTTGCGCCTGGGGAACCAAACATGACTGCACAGATTGATTTCTTCCAGGAACTCCTCAAGGAATCGGCTTGCCGAAAATCAcaacttgaatcctccttgaGTCTTGTTACCGTCTCTGGAAACGACTATAGTACTTACCTCGCCGAAGGTGGCTCTGCCCAG GGTGCTCCAACCTTCGTCGCTCGCGTAGTCAACCAAACCGCCGTGAACTTGAAACGAATCCACGACTTGGGTGTGAGAAAAGTGGCTGTTGCGGCGATTGAGCCCCTCGGATGCCTCCCCAAAGTGACCTTCGTGAGTTCTTTCCAAACGTGCAATGAAACTTCCAACAGCCTCGCGATACTCCACAACAAGTTGCTGCAGCAAGCAGTGGCAGAGCTCAACAGTGAGTGCAAGGACTCGGGGGCATTCATAATACTTGACCTCTACGACGCGTTTTATTCAGTCCTCAATCACAAAG AAGCTACTGTGAAGTTCGAGAGCCCAATATTAAAGCCATGTTGTTTTGGCACAAGCATTGGTTATGACTGTGGGAGCTTAAATGCGAAAGGGGAGAAAATGTATACCTTATGTGACAATCCTAACGCTACATTCTTCTGGGACAGTTTCCATCCAACGCAAGCCGGATGGCGAGTCGTGTTCTTTTATTTGAAATCCAAGTTCGAAAAAAGTTAA